The DNA segment TGAAAACTTCACACCCTTCCTTAAATCATCATACATGACCAAAGCGATTAGAAAACCTGCAAAAACAGAGTGGATAATCAGATAAATCTCAGCTGCCAAAGGAGCAACCTGGCATGTCGTACTCGCCCTTCCAAGATTCATCATGAATGATGAATAGACTCCGACCATTCCAAGTGCAAAAGGAGCTGCAACTACAGAAGCCAAGACTAAAAACATCACAGACATCATAACAGATGATTTCCGCTCCCTCTTCAATATCAGAATGGCCCTTAAGTCTTCGCTTACATCTTCAATCACATCAGCAAGGCCACCACCGCTTTTATATGAGTTCAAAATAATCTTGAAGCTTCGCTGGAGGTTTTGAGAGTTCAATCGAACTGCCATGTTCTCAAAAGCCTCGTCAAATCCCCTGCCCATGCGAACTTCAACAACAACTCTTCTAAGCTCATCATACAAAGGTCCGTTTCCATGTTTTGAAAGATCCAGAAGTGCGTTTTCCAAACTCAGTCCCACACGAAGCATTGAAGCAAGCTGTCTTAAAAAGTCGGGAATGGAGTTTTCTATTTGCATCGCCCTTTGTTCTGTCTTTATCATAACATACGCCACACTGATTGCAATGGGAATGGAAATAGCAAGCATTATAGCAATCAACAGACTAAAAGAGAAAATCAAAGAGACAGATACGAATAAAAGCAAAAGAACAATGATTATCATCAGGATTTCGGCAATGAAATGGGAGGCCAATGCAAACAATCCTGCACGAAGCAGACTTTCCTGAATGCTTATTAAAAACCTATCGCTTAATTTTTCCTCTAATTTTAATGAGATTTTATTAATTAAATCTTCAAACAACATGACATATACT comes from the uncultured Methanobrevibacter sp. genome and includes:
- a CDS encoding type II secretion system F family protein; this translates as MLRVGLSLENALLDLSKHGNGPLYDELRRVVVEVRMGRGFDEAFENMAVRLNSQNLQRSFKIILNSYKSGGGLADVIEDVSEDLRAILILKRERKSSVMMSVMFLVLASVVAAPFALGMVGVYSSFMMNLGRASTTCQVAPLAAEIYLIIHSVFAGFLIALVMYDDLRKGVKFSIPITLVAFLIFYGINTFGLTFFGF